taCCTGTTACCCCATTTTGGTTGAGGTTATAAGTTGAAGTAGTACCTCAACAtactaaaacattttttttatattatttaatgaaatgtTCGCTTATGCCTTATGTTTATACGGTTTTCCTTTTGCACAGTTTCATTTTTTGATGTTATCTACAACATTATAGAACGATCATTCATTGGACATTTAAATGAGTAATTAGAATGCTATTATGCTTTGGGGCTTTGGGCCTTTGAGATAACATCGGATGCTAGTAGATTTTACTGGTGTAGTTGTACTGTGTTCAAATTGACTGCATAAAGAGTCTGTCTCATTTATTCATTATGGTCGAGGGtaagaaattaacaaataaaggttaatattttctttcattccctattaacaaattaataaataaaggttaatattttattttcattgttgcAACCATAATCTATTAGCGAAAATTGGATATATTACATATATGTCCTTTTGCATTCGCATGGATATTCTTAATATATGCGAAAATGGATGAACACTGTATACAAAATTTCCAAGTTCCCCAAACAGATATCCTCTTGAACAGGTTCACTTCTAAACTCAAAGCAGCAAAGCATATGGACTTACATATAGCATAATCATGGTATAGTTACTTGGTTACAGAACATCAGaataaaacagaagaaacattagtccattgagaaaaaaaaattacaagaatgaATATGCAAAACTGCAATTCAGCATTCAGGTACACCAAACTGAAATTGAAACACACCACAGCTTtaaggaatattttttttggtatcaGGAAGGTGCTACCTAGCTGGGGGACCAAGTTCAGTTGTGAAATTCAGAGTGACCAACTCAATGGAGTCATTGTTTTCAGTGTCACGACCACTATATTTTCGAGCTAATTCTGTAGTCAGACACTCCTTTAGTTCGTTCACTATATTGCTCATACTTGGTCTTTTGACAGGACTAATGGACACAGAAGCCATTCCTATTTCAACAACTCTCCAGACTGAGCTTGTGTCAAAATCTTCTTGTAACCTTGAGTCAGCAATATTCTTTATATCCCCATTAGGAAGCATGAATTTAACCCACTGACTTATGTGAGTCTTCTCAGGTGTTTTTGCAATAGCTGGTTTACCTGTGACCATCTCCAAAAGAACAACTCCGAAGCTGTAAACATCACTTTTCTCTGTCAACCTGCTTGATATGCTGTACCTGTGAGGCAGATCATATATTTTAGTCCATTTGtctcattcataatttttcgTTTGAAAATTAACGATAGAACAAAACTTAGATAGAGTTCCTTAGTAAGTCTATTTGGAATTGAAGTTTTACCTCAGTAATCACATAATAAAGGTCTGCATTGAAGGATTACGCAGATTACCAAGGTAAAATTTCAATTCTGATTGAAGAGCAGTACCAACAACAGCTAAGAAAGCATATCTAAATTTTTTCTTGAGTGATATGTTTCTTAGTAAGTCTATAATACGTTTCCAACAAAAATGATACATATCCATATATTATAATTGAAGCACTTACTCAGGATCCAAATAACCGGGAGTTCCAGCAACAACAGTGGACATATAAGAGCCCCCATCTGTGGGAAAGCTTTTGGATAGCCCAAAATCAGCCAATTTTGCTTGGaagttttcatttaataaaatatttgcacATTTCACATCTCTGTGGATTATTGGTGGCTTACAACCGTTATGCAGATATTCCAGTCCTAATGCCATCAAATCAAATTCTTAACATAAATAGATGGGAAGAATCAAAGGATTGAAGAAGAAATTTACATATTTAGTTTCCTTTCTAACCTTGGGCTGCATCCAGTGCTATTTGGAGTCTGTCTTCCCATGTCAAGAACTTTGCCCTGCTACTTTTTCCTGCAAAATCGAATCAAATCAATGTTTAGTACTTTTTAAAGCTTTTTGAGAAAGTTGATTGAGTGAACTTGCATACCTGAAAGAATTTCATCCAAGTTTCCATTTGCCATATATTCATAGATGAGCCCCATATTGTTTTCTTCATTGCAATACCCAACAAGAGAAGTCAGATTTCTGTGATGAACTCTCATCAGAAGTTTAACCTGCAATTCAATGGCCACTTTTATGTCGTGACAACCGCAGATTGGGTTGAGTTCACAAAGAAACTTTGGTGCAAGTAATGACCACTTGCCTCTGCTAGAAATTGTTCATATCCTCGTACTGCTGATGGAGAAAGCATCTTTACAGCTACTTGAGTGTCGTCAATAATTCCGTGATAAACTTTTCCAAATGCACCTCTACCAAGAATTCTGGTAAAGTCATCGGTGATCTTAACAAGCTCATTGAATGAATATTGCCGTTGCTTCGATGCAAATTGTGATCCACTTGGAGTATTGGTCTGAACATCAATGTTCACAGATGCTAATTACATGgatataaattttagttgtttacAAAGTATAATGAAATCAGATCATGGGAAAGAAACCAAAAAGGTAGTTAGCAACAGCTTTACCTTgtggttttctctttttaaggCCGCAGATTATAGCTGTTACTACAATTATTACGAGCACCAAAATTCCAGCAACGGATGTTGCTGCCGGaataactatattatttttgttcttattctGATTAGCAGCATCTGGCTGCTTGTTATTTGACTGCTGGATGCATGGATCAGATTCACATAGATTTGGATTTTGCCCCAGGCTAGCATCATACAAACAAGAATGAAGTCAGAGAAATAGTTGCATTTACTATCACATATTTCTTTCAGCTATCAACAACTTTTGCTGATACTTCTTATTTCAAGTTTCTTAGAAAACAATTTTGCAAAGATAAGAGTGAAGAAATCGCAATGTTAATAATCTGAATTCAAGTTCATGCTGCATTCATATAAGATCAGGGGAAGAAAAAAACTCAATGATTAACAGTCTTCACTATATATATGATAAGACAGCTAAGTGATGTGTTATGTAGCAGTGATGTGTGTTTCCTGTTTGGTAATCCACTGACGTATGACAGTTATGTGTACATTTCTTAAATAGGATACGTGACAAATTTCTGATTCATTATGTGTAAAATTGCTGGAGTTTGTCCAAAGGAGGAGACTCCTTGTTGCGGCTAAGGCCTGTGTTAGTGTTTTGTACTACAAATTCTATATTAATTCCAGAATTGTTTCAATTAAACCTTCCAGCTTCTGATTTCAAATTCTTGAGTCTAACAATATAATGCTATgatagagaaattaatttacaatattcaatttcaaatatattttgggTGCTTACCTCAATGATAGTGAACCTTCCTTTGATCTTTCAACAAGTCCTCCAGGAACTGGACCAGTAAGGTTGTTATTTACCAAGTTTCTGCGCAAAGAGGACGAATATGACACCCCTTTCTCTtcaca
This region of Glycine max cultivar Williams 82 chromosome 7, Glycine_max_v4.0, whole genome shotgun sequence genomic DNA includes:
- the LOC100794504 gene encoding LRR receptor-like serine/threonine-protein kinase IOS1, whose product is MSTAATPINASAPFQFYWGPDNVDDKFYIYMHFSEVEILAENETRTFNIFMNGKLFYGPLTPGYLTTNTIYAKSALTGATRYLFSLAKTGTSTLPPIINAMEIYKVIDFPQSETEQDDVDAITNIKNAYGVDRNWQGDPCGPVAYIWEGLNCSYDNTPRITSLNLSSSGLTGQISSFISELTMLQYLDLSNNSLSGSLPDFLTQLQSLKVLNLVNNNLTGPVPGGLVERSKEGSLSLSLGQNPNLCESDPCIQQSNNKQPDAANQNKNKNNIVIPAATSVAGILVLVIIVVTAIICGLKKRKPQGKAVANYLFASVNIDVQTNTPSGSQFASKQRQYSFNELVKITDDFTRILGRGAFGKVYHGIIDDTQVAVKMLSPSAVRGYEQFLAEVKLLMRVHHRNLTSLVGYCNEENNMGLIYEYMANGNLDEILSGKSSRAKFLTWEDRLQIALDAAQGLEYLHNGCKPPIIHRDVKCANILLNENFQAKLADFGLSKSFPTDGGSYMSTVVAGTPGYLDPEYSISSRLTEKSDVYSFGVVLLEMVTGKPAIAKTPEKTHISQWVKFMLPNGDIKNIADSRLQEDFDTSSVWRVVEIGMASVSISPVKRPSMSNIVNELKECLTTELARKYSGRDTENNDSIELVTLNFTTELGPPAR